The Clostridioides sp. ES-S-0010-02 genome window below encodes:
- a CDS encoding type II secretion system protein, with protein MINKKRKGFTLVEMIVVVTILGVISSIALVKYGKVQESAKINADYTNAANIVTAASMAINDDENIVESLSVESLKEKGYLSTVPVPQSTSGKFELVISDNGTDISVNVNSKQFYPR; from the coding sequence TTGATAAATAAAAAACGAAAAGGATTTACACTTGTTGAGATGATTGTAGTAGTAACAATTTTAGGCGTCATATCTAGTATAGCATTAGTTAAATATGGTAAGGTCCAAGAAAGTGCTAAGATAAATGCTGATTATACAAACGCAGCTAATATAGTAACCGCAGCGAGTATGGCTATTAATGATGATGAAAATATAGTTGAATCTCTAAGTGTAGAATCACTTAAAGAAAAAGGTTATCTAAGTACAGTTCCAGTTCCTCAAAGTACATCAGGTAAGTTTGAACTTGTTATAAGTGATAATGGTACAGATATAAGTGTAAATGTAAACTCAAAACAATTTTATCCGAGATAA
- a CDS encoding DUF881 domain-containing protein has translation MKKQYVFIILASTILGMLVGTIFRDYSNEETVYTSKDKSIRKEIRITRKSIKELAKEKDKLDKEINSMKKNQKNSDEISKIESLRESLSYSDVNGSGIVLSIDAIDEKTGNIANSIDYNKILVKVINELKANGGKYIEINGQRINQYSEVVLAGSHININGVPVAQPYEIKCIGDKDKLSSYVDKGSKYLDSIQSTYPMKVSIKAEENISMKKLKIPNKLKYIKGE, from the coding sequence ATGAAAAAACAATATGTGTTTATAATACTAGCAAGTACTATTTTAGGTATGCTTGTTGGAACCATATTTAGAGATTATAGCAATGAAGAAACAGTTTATACAAGTAAGGATAAGTCAATAAGAAAAGAAATAAGAATAACAAGAAAATCTATAAAAGAACTGGCAAAAGAGAAAGATAAATTAGATAAAGAAATTAATTCAATGAAGAAAAATCAAAAGAATTCTGATGAAATCTCTAAAATAGAAAGTCTTAGGGAGAGTCTTTCATATTCAGATGTAAATGGTAGCGGAATAGTATTAAGTATAGATGCCATAGATGAAAAAACAGGAAACATTGCCAATAGCATAGACTACAATAAAATCCTTGTGAAAGTCATAAATGAATTAAAAGCAAATGGAGGAAAATACATAGAAATAAATGGTCAAAGAATTAATCAGTACTCAGAAGTTGTACTTGCAGGTAGCCATATAAATATAAATGGAGTTCCAGTGGCACAACCCTATGAAATAAAATGTATTGGTGATAAAGATAAACTATCTAGTTACGTAGATAAAGGTAGTAAATATTTAGATAGTATACAAAGTACTTATCCAATGAAAGTTAGTATAAAAGCTGAAGAAAATATCTCTATGAAAAAACTAAAAATACCTAATAAATTAAAGTATATAAAGGGTGAGTAA
- a CDS encoding AraC family transcriptional regulator: MKWLDGLQQSIDYIEENILEKLDYEYLARYTNMSVFYYQRMFSVLVGISVGEYIRNRRLTLAGLELTTSNSKIIDIAFKYGYETAESFTKAFVRFHGITPSIARKGNSSLKSFSKITLKISLDGGNILDYKIVDEGEFSVIALKKQFSKDEDVFRKQIPRFWQDLFKSSLYRELISYVKENTITKGGILGIDEMAVSQNKQLFNYYAAVETDEKPKNDKFTLFKIPSHKWAIFKCTGAMPNSIQNLWVKIYSEFFQCSSYEPVADFNFELYLEGDSNKDDYVSEIWVPIKNRRSL; the protein is encoded by the coding sequence ATGAAATGGCTAGATGGATTACAACAATCTATTGATTATATTGAAGAAAATATTTTAGAAAAGTTAGATTATGAATATTTAGCAAGGTATACAAATATGTCAGTGTTTTATTATCAACGAATGTTTAGTGTATTAGTAGGTATATCTGTTGGTGAATATATTAGGAATAGACGATTAACACTAGCTGGGCTTGAATTAACTACTTCAAATAGTAAAATCATAGACATAGCTTTTAAATATGGTTACGAAACAGCAGAAAGCTTTACTAAAGCCTTTGTTAGATTTCATGGAATAACGCCATCTATTGCTAGAAAAGGAAATTCAAGCCTAAAATCATTTAGCAAGATAACATTAAAAATATCTTTAGATGGAGGAAATATTTTAGATTACAAAATTGTCGATGAGGGAGAATTTTCAGTAATTGCTTTAAAAAAACAATTTTCGAAAGATGAAGATGTATTTAGAAAACAAATACCAAGGTTTTGGCAAGACTTGTTTAAGAGTAGTTTGTATAGAGAACTAATTTCTTATGTAAAAGAAAACACTATTACAAAAGGTGGGATTTTAGGAATAGATGAAATGGCAGTTTCACAAAACAAACAATTATTTAATTATTATGCAGCTGTTGAGACAGATGAAAAACCTAAAAATGATAAATTTACCTTATTTAAAATACCTTCTCATAAGTGGGCTATTTTTAAGTGTACAGGTGCCATGCCAAATTCTATTCAAAACTTATGGGTAAAAATATATAGTGAGTTTTTCCAATGCTCTAGCTATGAACCAGTTGCTGATTTCAATTTTGAACTTTACCTTGAAGGAGATAGTAATAAAGATGATTATGTTAGTGAAATTTGGGTTCCAATAAAAAATAGGAGGAGTTTATGA
- a CDS encoding ATP-binding protein: MEGKIKKAFPGGNTSQGSYSFFDYIIPENVKRVFCLKGGPGVGKSSLMKKIYKEFLHRGYDIELYHCPSDPSSLDGVVIKKLGVVLMDATAPHTVDPKLPGALDEIINLGDYWNTEELEKNRQEISNYDKDISNAFKRAFKFLKSAEPIFRDIEEKYSDCMDYGKVNLVTEEFIKRLFDGVDSTGKLKKEKHLFGSGITPVGCLDYTEHILKDVGKVYYLSGEIGSGKTTLLSKVYKKAIEKGLNVEVYHYPLIPEKIETILLTDLDIGITISSTFKDEDTIDLNQFLNREKLLKYEEDIKFDEKVLDDLICWSILNLKRAKSKHDIIESYYSPNMRFDEVGKLRDELVKRISKYEENI, from the coding sequence ATGGAAGGAAAGATAAAAAAGGCATTTCCAGGTGGAAACACATCACAAGGCTCATATTCTTTTTTTGACTATATAATTCCGGAAAATGTAAAAAGAGTTTTTTGTTTAAAGGGTGGACCTGGAGTAGGAAAATCCTCACTAATGAAAAAAATTTATAAAGAGTTTTTGCATAGAGGATATGATATTGAATTATATCATTGCCCTTCTGACCCAAGTTCGTTGGATGGTGTAGTTATAAAGAAACTAGGCGTGGTACTTATGGATGCAACTGCTCCACATACTGTAGACCCTAAACTCCCAGGTGCTTTGGACGAGATAATTAATTTAGGAGATTACTGGAATACAGAGGAGTTAGAAAAAAATAGACAAGAAATTTCAAACTATGATAAAGATATTAGTAATGCTTTTAAAAGAGCATTTAAATTTTTAAAATCAGCAGAGCCAATTTTTAGAGATATCGAGGAAAAATATTCTGACTGTATGGACTATGGAAAAGTAAATTTAGTTACAGAAGAATTCATAAAAAGATTATTTGATGGAGTAGATAGTACAGGAAAGTTAAAGAAAGAAAAGCATTTATTTGGCTCAGGGATAACTCCTGTAGGATGCTTAGATTATACAGAACATATTTTAAAGGATGTAGGGAAGGTTTATTATTTATCAGGGGAAATAGGCTCTGGGAAAACTACACTTTTGAGTAAAGTGTACAAAAAAGCAATTGAGAAAGGTTTGAATGTAGAAGTTTATCACTATCCGCTTATTCCTGAAAAAATTGAAACTATATTATTAACTGATTTAGATATAGGAATAACTATAAGCAGTACTTTTAAAGATGAAGATACAATTGATTTGAATCAATTTTTAAATAGAGAAAAATTACTTAAATACGAAGAAGATATTAAATTTGATGAGAAAGTTTTAGATGACTTAATTTGTTGGTCAATTTTAAATCTTAAGAGAGCTAAATCAAAACATGATATTATAGAAAGTTACTATAGTCCGAATATGAGATTTGATGAAGTAGGAAAATTGAGAGATGAATTAGTTAAGAGAATCTCAAAATATGAGGAAAATATATAA
- a CDS encoding type II secretion system F family protein, whose protein sequence is MKLSKNIFYNLDKIHLLLNKIRDKELRIICKEIGILLESGCEITKIFQVIEGQSSKKVKSLFNTVSNHIQKGNSIAESFQITGTFSKFFISMIKAGETSGNLDIIMSDLSNYYDKEYKLKTKIITILIYPIILIILSVISIVFIFIFVIPNFQVVFASNGIEPPFITKVLIGISIIVTNHLGYLIFSLILISIVTIYFFIINNKLKKLINLFKFKIPFLKGVNQLIATTRFSRALSILLSSGIQIVDAIEMSASVIDNEFIYERLKISNNYIKKGNSIGKSLNLANIFPKLFVSMANTGEESGKLDKSLDVINRFYENELNNKIEQIMKFVEPVIIVFMGLIVGVFVLSMVIPMFDAITSF, encoded by the coding sequence ATGAAATTATCTAAAAATATATTTTATAATTTAGACAAGATTCATTTACTCTTAAACAAGATTCGTGATAAAGAGCTTAGAATAATTTGCAAAGAAATAGGTATTTTACTAGAATCTGGATGTGAAATTACAAAGATATTTCAAGTTATTGAAGGACAATCTAGTAAAAAAGTAAAAAGTTTGTTTAATACAGTATCAAATCATATTCAAAAGGGGAATTCCATAGCAGAATCATTTCAAATCACAGGAACATTTTCTAAATTTTTTATAAGTATGATAAAAGCGGGTGAAACCAGCGGAAACTTAGATATAATAATGAGCGATTTATCTAATTATTACGATAAAGAATATAAATTAAAAACAAAAATAATAACTATTTTAATCTATCCAATAATACTTATCATATTATCTGTAATATCAATAGTATTTATCTTTATATTTGTGATACCAAATTTTCAGGTGGTTTTTGCCAGTAATGGAATTGAACCACCTTTCATAACTAAGGTTTTAATAGGAATTTCTATAATAGTTACAAATCATCTAGGTTATTTAATATTTAGTCTTATATTGATTTCAATAGTAACTATTTATTTTTTTATAATAAATAATAAACTAAAGAAATTAATTAATTTATTTAAGTTCAAAATACCTTTTTTAAAAGGAGTTAATCAATTAATAGCTACAACTAGATTTTCAAGGGCATTATCTATTTTACTTAGTAGTGGGATACAAATAGTGGATGCAATAGAGATGTCAGCAAGTGTCATAGATAATGAATTCATTTATGAAAGACTAAAGATTTCTAATAATTATATAAAAAAAGGAAATAGTATAGGTAAGTCTTTGAATCTAGCAAATATATTTCCTAAGTTATTTGTTTCAATGGCAAATACAGGTGAAGAAAGTGGAAAACTCGATAAGAGTCTAGATGTAATAAACAGATTTTATGAAAATGAATTAAATAATAAAATAGAGCAGATAATGAAATTTGTAGAGCCTGTAATAATTGTATTCATGGGATTGATTGTTGGAGTTTTTGTTTTATCAATGGTTATTCCAATGTTTGATGCAATTACTAGTTTCTAA
- a CDS encoding type II/IV secretion system protein gives MSKIILEESSLPMLIPEKLAKKYNVFPVEFQDDNLVVEIEDEDIYALQDLRLATGKEIILKKERRELISEKIEKYYNSFELDENYAKKLFENLIEKAIKENASDIHIEPFKEHLIVRMRVDGELKEISKFLIDVYPALATVVKLKASMDITEKRLPQDGRVDIKLDDSLIDIRVSSIPTVYGEKIVLRILNRDTFLKDKSELGFSEEAINSINRIISKRAGILLVTGPTGSGKTTTVYSLLNDLRGINKNIMTIENPVEYKMDGISQIQVNSKVGLSFDVGLKAILRQDPDIIMVGEIRDAETAKIAVRAAITGHLVISTLHTNDAVSSIARLLEMQIPPYLLNASLIGVISQKLVRKVCNHCSHEIMIKDDFSGDVNTKVAVGCEKCNDKGYFGRTAIYEILEINDDIKTCIRDMKDSSIVKEVAQKNGMITFEDSCQRLINEKITTLEECLVVNEII, from the coding sequence GTGAGTAAGATTATATTAGAGGAAAGCAGTTTACCAATGTTAATACCAGAAAAACTTGCAAAAAAATATAATGTATTTCCAGTGGAATTTCAAGATGATAATCTAGTAGTAGAAATAGAAGATGAAGACATATATGCACTACAAGACTTGAGACTAGCAACAGGGAAAGAAATTATATTAAAAAAAGAAAGAAGAGAACTTATAAGTGAGAAGATAGAAAAATATTACAATAGCTTTGAACTTGATGAAAATTATGCAAAAAAATTATTTGAAAATCTTATAGAGAAAGCTATAAAAGAGAACGCAAGTGATATACATATAGAACCATTTAAAGAGCATTTGATAGTTAGAATGAGAGTTGATGGAGAGTTAAAAGAAATATCAAAATTTTTAATAGATGTTTATCCAGCATTAGCTACAGTTGTTAAATTAAAAGCTTCAATGGACATAACAGAAAAAAGACTTCCTCAAGATGGAAGAGTAGACATAAAGCTAGATGATAGCTTAATTGACATTAGAGTTTCATCAATCCCAACTGTATATGGTGAAAAAATTGTTTTGAGAATCCTTAATAGAGATACTTTTTTAAAAGATAAATCAGAACTTGGATTTTCAGAAGAAGCGATAAATTCTATAAATCGTATAATAAGTAAAAGAGCCGGAATATTATTAGTAACAGGGCCTACAGGGAGTGGAAAGACTACTACAGTATATTCCTTATTAAATGATTTAAGAGGGATAAACAAAAATATAATGACTATAGAAAATCCAGTAGAATACAAGATGGATGGAATAAGTCAAATACAAGTAAATTCAAAAGTAGGGTTGAGTTTTGACGTAGGTCTTAAAGCTATATTAAGACAAGACCCAGATATAATAATGGTTGGAGAAATCAGAGATGCAGAAACAGCTAAGATAGCAGTAAGAGCCGCTATAACAGGCCATTTAGTTATAAGCACTTTGCATACTAATGATGCAGTATCTTCTATAGCTAGACTATTGGAAATGCAAATCCCACCATATCTTTTAAATGCATCTCTTATAGGTGTAATATCTCAAAAACTAGTTAGAAAGGTTTGTAATCATTGTAGTCATGAGATTATGATAAAAGATGATTTTAGTGGAGATGTAAATACTAAAGTAGCTGTAGGCTGTGAAAAATGCAATGACAAAGGTTATTTTGGTAGAACAGCAATTTATGAAATTCTAGAAATCAATGATGATATAAAAACATGTATAAGGGATATGAAGGATTCTAGTATTGTTAAAGAAGTAGCACAAAAAAATGGAATGATAACATTTGAAGATAGCTGCCAAAGGCTAATAAATGAAAAAATAACAACATTAGAAGAATGTTTAGTAGTAAACGAAATAATTTAA
- a CDS encoding SRPBCC family protein, translating into MKKCRVSEITAYFNADVETVWNIVTDNRDYKWRSDISKIEVFDDGSTFIEYNKDGNSTKFTVTEKTKNKLYKFNMENKFFYGNWQGEFFEENEKTKIVFIENIYVKNPIIKILSYLFMNLKKIQMQYVEDLKRKLNEM; encoded by the coding sequence ATGAAAAAATGTAGAGTATCTGAGATAACAGCTTATTTTAATGCAGATGTGGAAACAGTTTGGAATATAGTTACAGACAATCGTGATTATAAATGGAGAAGTGATATAAGTAAAATTGAAGTATTCGATGATGGAAGTACTTTTATTGAGTACAATAAGGATGGAAACAGTACAAAATTTACTGTTACAGAAAAAACTAAAAATAAGCTTTATAAATTTAACATGGAAAATAAATTTTTCTATGGTAATTGGCAAGGTGAATTTTTTGAAGAGAATGAAAAAACTAAAATAGTGTTTATAGAAAATATATATGTTAAAAATCCTATTATAAAAATTTTATCTTATCTCTTTATGAACTTAAAAAAAATACAAATGCAATATGTTGAAGACTTAAAAAGAAAATTAAATGAGATGTAA
- a CDS encoding pilus assembly protein PilM, producing the protein MVIIKKFLTLEINDDYIRVVLLRKNYKKIFIDKSIIKEVSFNIKSDIDEIEKTGYVENVVKLVKDEINNIKKSYKNLYFNIQTQDIVIRNIEILNTKKKRDILNMIEFEITQYIPININNYSIKYKIINSSKDKLNIQVILFPKNIIKVIKIISESLNMNPKAININFDILQKLISLNLIDNFIEDGVFIECKKNQFIINITKNKKIEETYLLSKEIKSYDSVKKIISRFKYVYYYGIENCFIEEYFKDTEKIAEVNPLRLKKKVRVENNFDKGLRDTSIIYISSIGMII; encoded by the coding sequence ATGGTTATAATTAAAAAATTTTTAACTTTAGAAATAAATGACGATTATATAAGGGTTGTACTTTTAAGAAAAAACTATAAAAAAATATTTATAGATAAATCTATTATAAAAGAAGTTAGCTTTAATATTAAAAGTGATATTGATGAGATTGAAAAAACTGGATATGTAGAAAATGTAGTAAAATTAGTAAAAGATGAAATAAATAATATAAAAAAATCATACAAAAATTTGTACTTTAATATTCAAACTCAAGACATAGTTATTAGAAATATTGAGATATTGAATACTAAGAAAAAAAGAGACATATTAAACATGATAGAATTTGAGATAACACAATATATTCCAATAAATATAAATAACTATTCAATAAAATATAAAATTATAAACTCTAGTAAGGATAAGTTAAATATACAAGTAATTCTTTTTCCTAAAAATATTATCAAAGTAATTAAAATCATTTCAGAAAGTCTAAATATGAACCCAAAAGCGATAAACATAAATTTTGATATACTACAAAAACTTATAAGTTTAAATTTAATAGATAATTTTATAGAAGATGGAGTGTTTATAGAATGCAAAAAAAATCAATTTATTATAAACATAACAAAAAATAAGAAAATAGAAGAAACATATCTGTTGTCAAAAGAAATAAAATCCTATGACTCAGTAAAAAAAATAATAAGTAGATTTAAATATGTTTATTATTATGGTATAGAAAATTGTTTTATAGAAGAGTATTTTAAAGATACAGAAAAAATTGCTGAAGTAAATCCATTGAGATTAAAAAAGAAAGTAAGGGTGGAAAATAATTTTGATAAGGGCTTAAGAGATACTAGTATAATTTATATAAGCAGTATAGGAATGATTATTTAA